From Mycobacterium lacus, one genomic window encodes:
- a CDS encoding type II toxin-antitoxin system PemK/MazF family toxin produces the protein MRPIHVAQLDKARPVLILTREVVRPHLANVTVAPITTTSRGLATEVPVGAVNGLDQPSVVSCDNIQTIPVSDLGRHIGYLFASQEPALAEAIGNAFDLDWQPSPR, from the coding sequence ATGCGACCTATCCACGTCGCCCAGCTTGACAAGGCCAGACCCGTCCTGATTCTCACCCGCGAGGTCGTGCGTCCACACCTGGCCAACGTCACTGTCGCGCCAATTACGACGACCAGCCGTGGGCTGGCAACCGAGGTCCCGGTAGGCGCGGTGAACGGGCTCGATCAACCATCGGTGGTCAGTTGCGACAACATCCAAACGATCCCGGTGTCTGACCTTGGTCGTCACATTGGCTACCTCTTCGCGTCGCAGGAGCCGGCCCTGGCTGAAGCCATCGGCAACGCGTTCGACCTCGACTGGCAACCCTCACCGCGATGA
- the gabT gene encoding 4-aminobutyrate--2-oxoglutarate transaminase: protein MASLEQSRHLITEIPGPASLELNKRRVAAVSRGVAVTLPVFVARAGGGILEDVDGNRLIDLGSGIAVTTIGNSSPRVVEAVRAQVADFTHTCFMVTPYERYVAVAEQLNRITPGSGEKRSVLFNSGAEAVESSIKVARSYTRKPAVVAFDHAYHGRTNLTMALTAKSMPYKSGFGPFAPEIYRAPLSYPYRDGLLDKELATDGELAAARAINVIDKQVGADNLAAVIIEPIQGEGGFIVPAEGFLPALLDWCRKNDVVFIADEVQTGFARTGAMFACEHEGIEPDVICTAKAIADGLPLSAITGRAEIMDAPHVGGLGGTFGGNPVACAAALATIATIESDGLIERARRIGRLITDRLTRLQAGDDRIGDVRGRGAMIAIELVKSGTADPDAELTEKLAAAAHAAGVVVLTCGMFGNIIRLLPPLTIGDDLLTEGLDILCGLLGEL from the coding sequence GTGGCCAGCCTCGAGCAGAGTCGCCACCTCATCACCGAAATCCCCGGTCCCGCATCGCTGGAACTGAACAAACGCCGGGTCGCGGCGGTGTCGCGGGGCGTCGCCGTCACCCTGCCGGTGTTCGTGGCGCGCGCCGGCGGCGGCATCCTCGAGGACGTCGACGGAAACCGCCTCATCGACCTGGGATCCGGCATTGCCGTCACCACGATCGGCAACTCGTCGCCGCGCGTCGTGGAGGCGGTGCGCGCGCAGGTGGCCGACTTCACCCACACCTGCTTCATGGTGACGCCGTACGAGCGGTACGTCGCCGTCGCCGAACAGCTCAATCGGATTACCCCCGGCTCCGGGGAGAAGCGATCGGTGCTGTTCAACTCCGGCGCCGAGGCGGTCGAGAGCTCCATCAAGGTCGCGCGGTCCTACACCCGCAAGCCCGCCGTCGTCGCCTTCGATCACGCGTACCACGGCCGCACCAACCTGACGATGGCGCTGACCGCCAAATCCATGCCCTACAAGAGCGGCTTCGGTCCGTTCGCGCCGGAGATTTACCGCGCGCCGCTGTCCTACCCGTATCGGGACGGCCTGCTCGACAAGGAACTGGCCACCGACGGTGAGCTGGCCGCCGCGCGTGCCATCAACGTCATCGACAAACAGGTCGGCGCGGACAACCTGGCCGCCGTGATCATCGAGCCGATCCAGGGCGAGGGCGGGTTCATCGTTCCCGCCGAGGGTTTCCTACCGGCCCTGCTGGACTGGTGCCGCAAGAACGACGTGGTGTTCATCGCCGACGAGGTGCAAACCGGGTTCGCGCGCACCGGGGCCATGTTCGCCTGCGAGCACGAGGGCATCGAGCCCGACGTGATCTGCACCGCAAAGGCCATTGCCGACGGACTGCCGCTGTCGGCGATCACCGGACGGGCCGAGATCATGGACGCCCCGCACGTCGGCGGCCTGGGCGGCACCTTCGGCGGCAACCCGGTCGCCTGTGCGGCGGCGTTGGCCACCATCGCGACCATCGAGAGCGACGGCCTGATCGAGCGGGCCCGGCGGATCGGACGGCTGATCACCGACCGGCTGACGCGGCTGCAGGCCGGCGACGATCGGATCGGCGATGTGCGCGGCCGCGGCGCCATGATCGCCATCGAGCTGGTGAAATCCGGAACCGCCGACCCCGACGCGGAGCTGACCGAGAAGCTAGCCGCCGCGGCCCACGCCGCCGGCGTCGTCGTCCTGACGTGCGGCATGTTCGGCAACATCATCCGGCTGCTGCCGCCGCTGACCATCGGCGACGACCTGCTGACCGAAGGTCTCGACATCCTGTGCGGCCTCCTGGGCGAACTGTGA
- a CDS encoding YlcI/YnfO family protein has protein sequence MRADGRCIRRSGAYQSGTIREMSTQIAVRLPDEIVAFIDDEVRGRHARSRAAVVLRALERERRRRLAERDAEILAAAMSAPSDLDALAGHSAGTALDID, from the coding sequence CTGCGAGCCGACGGTAGGTGTATTCGGCGCTCGGGAGCATACCAAAGTGGTACCATCCGTGAAATGAGTACCCAGATTGCGGTCCGCCTGCCCGACGAGATCGTCGCCTTCATCGACGACGAGGTCAGGGGGCGGCATGCCCGTAGCCGTGCGGCCGTCGTGCTCAGGGCGCTGGAACGGGAACGTCGCCGTCGTCTCGCCGAACGGGACGCGGAGATTCTCGCGGCCGCTATGTCAGCGCCGAGCGATCTCGATGCGCTGGCTGGCCACTCTGCTGGTACCGCCCTCGACATCGACTGA